The Sphingobium sp. JS3065 genome includes a region encoding these proteins:
- a CDS encoding DUF2493 domain-containing protein, with product MTRHEPVRSVDRFGDLKQLYAEMTATPEFQAAFGDPMPLSIVEQGEEPGEHGMPEELAAQADSAGVIATIFDLFTDTRLEPLAAEIAWGFVNSFHFVAGKLERREDSLAVEIGELARSPDMSEVYNRELEDKQLLCQSTAEQRVAIETMRDYAAEMYRAMSGWPWSPARGSRASRISTASQIAAIDFLRARQLDVRDRHNPQGPIVVFSGPAIWHDVDLLWERLDLVKEHVPHMVLMTTAQRSGADLIAEKWAASRKVQTVRFNLLGSGMKAAFARNRKLRDLRPVMAVLCEGSGVQANLYEELDGAGVPIHAFRKSDQAPDKGMPVRRITDGRRSARAERRRAAAAVA from the coding sequence ATGACCAGGCACGAACCCGTGCGCAGCGTCGATCGCTTTGGCGACCTCAAGCAGCTCTATGCCGAAATGACCGCTACCCCCGAATTCCAGGCCGCCTTTGGTGACCCCATGCCGCTTTCGATCGTCGAGCAAGGTGAAGAACCCGGCGAACATGGCATGCCCGAAGAACTGGCGGCCCAGGCCGACAGCGCGGGCGTGATCGCCACCATCTTCGATCTGTTCACCGACACGCGGCTGGAGCCGCTGGCGGCCGAGATCGCCTGGGGGTTCGTCAATTCGTTTCACTTCGTCGCCGGCAAGCTGGAGCGGCGGGAGGACAGCCTTGCCGTGGAAATCGGCGAGCTGGCCCGCTCCCCTGACATGAGCGAGGTCTATAATCGCGAGCTGGAAGACAAGCAGCTTCTCTGCCAGTCGACGGCCGAGCAGCGCGTCGCGATCGAGACGATGCGCGACTATGCCGCCGAAATGTACCGGGCGATGTCGGGATGGCCCTGGTCGCCCGCGCGCGGGAGCCGCGCTTCGCGCATCTCGACCGCCAGTCAGATCGCCGCGATCGACTTTCTGCGCGCGCGCCAGCTCGATGTCCGCGACCGGCATAATCCGCAGGGACCGATCGTGGTCTTCTCGGGGCCGGCAATCTGGCATGATGTCGACCTGCTCTGGGAACGGCTCGATCTGGTGAAAGAGCATGTCCCGCATATGGTGCTGATGACGACCGCGCAGCGCAGCGGCGCCGACCTGATCGCCGAGAAATGGGCCGCCAGCCGCAAGGTGCAGACGGTCAGGTTCAACCTGCTCGGGTCGGGCATGAAGGCCGCCTTTGCGCGCAATCGCAAGCTGCGCGATCTGAGGCCCGTGATGGCTGTCCTGTGCGAGGGATCGGGCGTCCAGGCCAATCTCTATGAGGAGTTGGATGGTGCAGGCGTGCCGATCCATGCCTTCCGGAAGTCGGATCAAGCCCCCGACAAAGGGATGCCGGTGCGCAGGATCACGGACGGACGCCGTTCGGCGCGGGCGGAAAGACGCCGTGCTGCCGCGGCAGTGGCTTGA
- a CDS encoding DUF736 family protein — MSKTVGEFRNVNGQLLGFIASGEIDLQRARLKPIASNNPRAPKFEVEAINRNGRWVPYGALFEATAIHTTGEIFYSGELDDQSWRFPMQIALFGTAEEGFRASWRRDDMGRAAGGKAPRTRNGDDDEGDDRGFGGGERGQFAGGFGGSTAPLEGAGARGGFSGDLDEEVPF, encoded by the coding sequence ATGTCCAAGACTGTTGGAGAGTTCCGGAACGTCAATGGCCAGCTGCTGGGTTTCATCGCCAGCGGCGAAATCGACCTGCAGCGGGCGCGGCTGAAGCCGATCGCCAGCAACAACCCGCGGGCGCCCAAGTTCGAGGTCGAAGCGATCAACCGCAATGGGCGCTGGGTGCCCTATGGCGCACTGTTCGAAGCGACCGCGATCCACACCACCGGAGAGATTTTCTACTCCGGCGAGCTGGACGACCAGTCCTGGCGCTTCCCGATGCAGATCGCACTGTTCGGGACCGCCGAGGAGGGGTTCCGGGCATCGTGGCGCCGTGACGACATGGGCCGCGCGGCCGGTGGCAAGGCGCCGCGTACGCGCAATGGCGACGACGATGAGGGCGACGATCGCGGCTTTGGCGGCGGTGAGCGCGGCCAGTTCGCCGGCGGGTTCGGTGGAAGCACCGCGCCGCTTGAGGGTGCGGGCGCGCGCGGCGGGTTCAGCGGCGATCTCGACGAAGAGGTCCCATTCTGA
- a CDS encoding DUF6117 family protein: protein MAIPDAFRRNFSTLLRAAESGDLALVECTDAETGEPRYVICAVGREGGDYVVTPFGHLHDGNPFDAYRPPMDSVLH from the coding sequence ATGGCTATTCCAGACGCCTTTCGGCGCAACTTCTCGACGCTGCTTCGGGCGGCGGAATCGGGAGACCTCGCGCTTGTGGAATGCACCGATGCAGAGACCGGCGAGCCTCGCTATGTCATCTGCGCGGTCGGCCGGGAGGGCGGTGATTATGTCGTCACCCCTTTCGGCCATCTCCATGACGGGAATCCGTTCGATGCCTACCGGCCGCCGATGGACTCGGTCCTTCACTGA
- a CDS encoding DUF2493 domain-containing protein translates to MTNFKRTIRDFTEIADLIAAETAAPNSDFTTAFSSDLDGVRFARGEDELLADMPDPMQVQLATELLIGTVFDVLRDTRLERVAERVTWGIVNSLHSTARGLAGQADDAAREVKDLIRCADGSEVMMNELEAAQAKCRELDEANDAIACMRDHAAAAFSAETGKPWGSARGSLVSSKRTASVIDATDFLAARRNRRIDQHHPQGPIVAFSGGAAWDDYRPIHAALDRVKAFIPNMVLLTTAQDTGADAIAESWAAANDVKLVRLGLPKGLGKRAGFVRNDRIVALRPADAIICEGSGIQAHLARILGEAGVRPRLISRNGEAPVWARAR, encoded by the coding sequence ATGACGAACTTCAAGCGCACCATCCGGGACTTCACAGAAATCGCCGATCTCATCGCCGCGGAAACAGCCGCGCCCAATAGCGACTTCACCACCGCCTTCAGCTCCGACCTCGACGGGGTCCGCTTCGCGCGGGGCGAAGACGAACTGCTCGCCGACATGCCCGATCCGATGCAGGTGCAACTGGCGACCGAACTCCTGATCGGCACCGTCTTCGATGTGCTGCGCGACACCCGGCTGGAACGGGTCGCCGAGCGCGTCACCTGGGGCATCGTCAACAGCCTGCACAGCACCGCGCGAGGCCTGGCAGGGCAGGCCGACGATGCCGCGCGGGAGGTGAAGGATCTCATCCGATGCGCCGATGGCAGCGAGGTGATGATGAACGAGCTGGAGGCGGCACAGGCGAAATGCCGGGAGTTGGACGAAGCGAATGATGCCATCGCCTGCATGCGGGACCACGCCGCCGCAGCATTCAGCGCCGAGACCGGCAAGCCTTGGGGCAGCGCGCGGGGGTCACTGGTGTCGAGCAAACGCACCGCCTCGGTCATAGACGCGACCGACTTCCTCGCCGCCCGCCGCAACCGCAGGATCGACCAGCACCATCCGCAGGGGCCGATCGTCGCCTTCTCGGGCGGGGCGGCATGGGACGATTATCGACCGATCCACGCCGCACTGGACAGGGTGAAGGCGTTCATCCCGAACATGGTCCTGCTCACAACGGCACAGGACACCGGAGCGGACGCCATCGCAGAAAGCTGGGCGGCAGCGAACGATGTCAAGCTGGTCAGGCTTGGCCTTCCCAAGGGTCTGGGCAAGCGCGCCGGGTTCGTCCGCAACGACCGCATCGTCGCGCTGCGTCCGGCCGATGCGATCATCTGCGAAGGGTCGGGCATCCAGGCGCATCTCGCCCGCATATTGGGGGAAGCCGGGGTCCGACCGCGTCTGATCAGCCGCAATGGCGAAGCGCCGGTTTGGGCACGAGCGCGGTGA